From the Silurus meridionalis isolate SWU-2019-XX chromosome 5, ASM1480568v1, whole genome shotgun sequence genome, one window contains:
- the si:ch211-127m7.2 gene encoding uncharacterized protein si:ch211-127m7.2 has translation MSGKRNLPAWMLTSDTIGREKQILREGVKRKLEINTNKCGRKKCTKRMMYWMNEQELVEAALSVLKRDHTQMAAAERRIPLNPELTVIPETDPEETTDSEISEADVDIAEQETLQYSKCLEERRCSSGEQCAASSVVLENESAEEKSWSDSDHEALQVLQEIFFS, from the exons ATGTCTGGAAAACGGAACCTTCCAGCCTGGATGCTCACATCTGATACAATAGGCAGAGAAAAACAGATTCTCAGAGAAGGTGTAAAAAGGAAACTGGAAATAAACACCAACAAATGTGGACGCAAAAAGTGCACCAAAAG aaTGATGTACTGGATGAATGAACAGGAGCTTGTGGAAGCAGCACTCAGTGTTTTAAAGAGAGATCATACACAG ATGGCTGCAGCAGAGAGACGTATTCCGCTGAACCCTGAATTGACCGTGATTCCAGAGACTGATCCTGAAGAGACGACAGACTCCGAAATTTCGGAGGCCGATGTGGATATTGCCGAGCAAGAAACATTGCAATACAGCAAGTGTTTAGAGGAGCGACGGTGCAGCAGTGGTGAGCAGTGTGCAGCTTCGTCAGTGGTTTTAGAGAACGAGTCTGCAGAGGAGAAGTCATGGAGCGATTCTGATCATGAAGCGCTGCAGGTGCTGCAAGAGATCTTTTTCAGCTGA